One Bacillus sp. FJAT-52991 genomic region harbors:
- a CDS encoding SMI1/KNR4 family protein produces MGRYADILKKINEAPSDYNFQKMSKSKAEKELASIDIPQDYIDFLTEVGFGSVFDGYFMFYGGLIEADEIYDDVDYPEIKNVLLFGDNFSGDAMGFLPAENWSIVEIWHEDLSIVPREEKTFMEFVSKVFSKKL; encoded by the coding sequence ATGGGAAGATATGCAGATATTCTTAAAAAAATAAATGAAGCACCTAGCGACTATAACTTTCAGAAGATGTCAAAATCAAAAGCGGAGAAAGAATTAGCATCTATCGATATTCCGCAAGATTATATAGATTTCTTAACGGAAGTAGGATTTGGATCTGTTTTTGATGGATACTTTATGTTTTATGGAGGACTAATTGAAGCTGATGAAATTTATGATGACGTTGATTACCCAGAAATAAAGAATGTTTTGTTATTTGGAGACAACTTTTCTGGCGATGCTATGGGATTTTTACCTGCTGAGAATTGGTCAATTGTTGAAATTTGGCATGAGGACTTGTCCATTGTCCCAAGAGAAGAAAAAACGTTTATGGAGTTTGTAAGTAAGGTGTTTTCAAAAAAGCTATAG
- a CDS encoding cytochrome c oxidase assembly protein, translated as MSDNLISHYGWFKFWGVGIFVMLVLLSLLYMKLISKYKVTTKQKFFFFTAVVLVYLFKGSPIAVVSADQLFSAHVLQLMVILFIVPPLCVMSLPVDFLRSYFWSYQKRRVMKWLTHPFPSALLFNMSLSVYFAPPVFNVISDHSLLTFVGQGILLLFAFIMWWTIITPLPEMTKLSEPVRVLYIFLASLLLLPVGIFLLASGNPHYTLYQEGQQILPSLSALGDQQLGGGFLKGIQLTTYGIALFVIMSKWAKKEEEPDDDYPYYARETFNMPYKKK; from the coding sequence GTGAGCGACAATCTAATTTCTCATTATGGCTGGTTTAAGTTTTGGGGAGTTGGCATTTTTGTTATGCTCGTGTTGCTATCGTTGTTATATATGAAATTAATAAGTAAATATAAAGTGACGACTAAGCAGAAGTTCTTTTTTTTCACAGCGGTTGTGTTAGTTTATCTTTTTAAAGGAAGTCCAATAGCTGTAGTGAGTGCCGATCAATTATTTAGCGCCCATGTGCTGCAACTGATGGTGATTTTATTTATTGTGCCACCGCTATGTGTTATGAGTTTGCCGGTTGATTTTTTGCGCTCTTATTTTTGGTCTTATCAAAAAAGAAGAGTGATGAAGTGGCTGACTCATCCGTTTCCATCTGCGTTATTATTTAATATGTCGTTATCTGTTTATTTTGCTCCACCCGTTTTTAATGTGATCAGTGACCATTCATTATTAACGTTCGTTGGTCAAGGAATATTGCTATTGTTTGCTTTTATTATGTGGTGGACCATTATTACGCCGCTTCCAGAAATGACGAAGCTTTCCGAGCCTGTCCGCGTCCTTTATATTTTTTTAGCCTCGCTGTTGCTTTTACCGGTCGGTATTTTTCTTCTTGCTTCAGGAAATCCGCATTATACATTATATCAAGAAGGTCAACAAATCCTGCCTAGCTTATCGGCACTAGGGGATCAGCAATTGGGAGGCGGCTTTCTGAAGGGGATTCAATTGACGACATACGGTATTGCTTTATTCGTTATTATGTCAAAGTGGGCGAAAAAGGAAGAAGAGCCTGATGATGATTATCCCTACTATGCTAGAGAAACGTTTAATATGCCTTATAAAAAGAAATAA
- a CDS encoding DUF4241 domain-containing protein, producing MNEEGSKYYVACSDKVASDDEGGVLVGGTVSRPGFGDGYYPVFVQYDDKNEIVGVLLDFCTEDEDE from the coding sequence ATGAATGAAGAAGGATCGAAATATTATGTGGCCTGTTCTGATAAAGTGGCATCAGATGATGAGGGCGGAGTATTAGTTGGTGGAACAGTTTCTAGGCCAGGTTTTGGAGATGGATATTATCCTGTCTTTGTGCAATATGATGATAAAAATGAGATTGTAGGTGTACTGCTAGACTTTTGTACAGAAGATGAAGACGAATAA
- a CDS encoding DUF1273 domain-containing protein encodes MSVWAVTGYKPHEIGVFKQKDIAIDYIKKALKQQLLQLLDEGLEWVLISGQLGVECWTAEVVFELQKEGRDVRLAILTPFLQQEVNWKEEKRTYYEVIVSQADFVASVSNQPYTSPQQFRNKNQFMLQKSVGLLALYDEEKEGSPQYLYQMAKQWHEQRSYQIRQISFYDLQLIVEEEQLNNLDWE; translated from the coding sequence ATGTCCGTTTGGGCTGTGACTGGCTATAAACCTCATGAAATTGGGGTGTTTAAACAAAAGGATATAGCCATTGATTATATAAAGAAAGCCCTCAAACAGCAACTTCTTCAGCTTTTAGACGAAGGGCTTGAGTGGGTCCTGATTAGCGGACAGTTAGGTGTGGAATGCTGGACAGCTGAGGTGGTCTTTGAGTTGCAGAAGGAAGGTCGGGATGTAAGGTTAGCCATTCTCACTCCTTTTCTTCAGCAAGAGGTCAATTGGAAAGAAGAAAAGCGTACATACTATGAAGTGATTGTTAGTCAAGCGGATTTTGTTGCTTCTGTATCCAATCAGCCGTATACGAGTCCGCAGCAATTTAGAAACAAAAATCAATTCATGTTACAAAAATCGGTGGGACTGCTTGCCTTATATGATGAAGAAAAGGAAGGCTCGCCACAGTATTTATATCAAATGGCGAAACAATGGCACGAACAACGATCATATCAAATTCGGCAAATTAGCTTTTATGATCTTCAACTTATTGTTGAAGAAGAGCAATTAAACAATTTAGACTGGGAATAA
- the gpsB gene encoding cell division regulator GpsB — MLSDKLKLTTKDILEKEFKTSMRGYHPDEVDQFLDLIIKDYEEFHQAIEKLQQENMRLKKQSETTMTRSQPTPSPQSVAGSTNFDILKRLSNLERHVFGDKLYNE; from the coding sequence ATGTTATCTGACAAATTAAAATTAACAACAAAAGACATTTTAGAAAAAGAATTTAAAACATCGATGAGAGGCTATCATCCAGATGAGGTCGATCAATTTCTAGATCTTATCATTAAAGATTATGAAGAGTTTCATCAAGCGATTGAAAAGCTACAACAGGAAAATATGCGTTTGAAAAAACAAAGTGAAACAACTATGACGCGTTCTCAGCCGACGCCTTCACCACAATCGGTGGCAGGGTCGACTAATTTTGATATTTTAAAACGTCTATCCAACCTAGAAAGACATGTGTTTGGCGATAAGTTGTACAATGAATAA
- a CDS encoding ankyrin repeat domain-containing protein, with translation MNIFQAAAHGELGIVKKFIKDGFDINKGDKDKYTALHWAVQEDEYEVVKYLADMNANLNSKDIDGSTPLEIASSKGFTSIVELLIEYGCDLDVHRDRYTPLHASSAHGRVEVSKILIQQGLSVNQQDQNGEGYSPLHWAVQEGHLDCVKLLIQAGADVNLKDINGFSPLYIAASEGHEDIVSYLIHSHANVDIRNESSDNATPLIIACAYNHRKVVEVLIKNKSDLEIKDSEGKTALFAAVEHADKEIVHLLLEYGAKKDIVDNSGKRLLALLDKNL, from the coding sequence ATGAATATATTTCAAGCTGCAGCACATGGAGAACTAGGTATTGTAAAAAAATTCATCAAGGATGGATTCGATATTAACAAAGGGGACAAAGATAAATATACAGCACTCCATTGGGCAGTTCAAGAAGATGAATATGAAGTTGTTAAATATTTGGCAGACATGAACGCTAACCTTAATTCCAAAGATATCGATGGCTCGACACCACTTGAAATTGCTAGTAGCAAAGGGTTTACTTCTATTGTTGAGCTGCTAATTGAGTACGGTTGTGATTTAGATGTACATCGTGACAGATATACTCCTTTACATGCTTCCTCAGCACACGGAAGAGTCGAAGTTTCCAAAATATTGATTCAGCAAGGGTTATCTGTGAACCAACAAGATCAAAATGGAGAAGGCTATTCTCCATTACACTGGGCAGTACAAGAAGGGCATTTAGATTGCGTGAAATTATTAATTCAGGCAGGGGCAGATGTTAATTTAAAGGATATAAACGGTTTTTCTCCTCTCTATATAGCAGCGAGCGAGGGACATGAGGATATAGTGAGTTATCTTATTCATTCTCATGCGAATGTGGATATTCGAAATGAATCCTCTGATAATGCTACACCTTTAATTATTGCTTGTGCATATAACCATCGAAAGGTTGTAGAAGTACTGATTAAAAATAAGTCGGATTTAGAAATAAAAGATTCAGAGGGAAAAACCGCCCTATTTGCCGCGGTTGAGCATGCTGATAAAGAAATTGTTCATTTATTATTAGAATATGGAGCTAAAAAAGATATTGTAGACAATAGCGGTAAAAGACTTTTAGCATTGCTAGATAAAAACTTGTAA
- a CDS encoding xanthine phosphoribosyltransferase, whose translation MERLQQKIIEEGKVLSNEVLKVDAFLNHQIDPVLMKEMGQEFARLFAEDGITKILTIESSGIAPSVMAGLEMGVPVVFARKRQSLTLTEGLLTADVYSFTKQQSNRIAVSNAFLNKEDRVLIIDDFLANGQAALGLLNIAEQAGVHVAGIGIVIEKSFQEGRKLLEEKNVRVESLARVQSLENGQVTFVEEARA comes from the coding sequence ATGGAACGTTTACAGCAGAAAATTATTGAGGAAGGCAAAGTACTTTCAAATGAGGTATTAAAAGTAGATGCCTTTTTAAATCATCAAATTGACCCGGTATTAATGAAAGAGATGGGACAAGAATTTGCTCGTTTGTTTGCCGAAGATGGCATTACGAAAATTTTGACGATTGAATCTAGCGGGATTGCCCCGAGTGTGATGGCAGGATTAGAAATGGGTGTACCAGTTGTATTTGCGAGAAAGCGCCAATCACTTACGTTAACGGAAGGGTTATTAACAGCGGATGTGTATTCATTTACAAAACAACAATCCAATCGCATTGCTGTTTCTAATGCCTTTTTAAATAAAGAAGATCGCGTCCTGATTATTGATGACTTTCTAGCCAATGGCCAAGCGGCTTTAGGACTATTAAATATTGCCGAGCAAGCTGGTGTGCATGTAGCTGGAATCGGAATCGTGATCGAGAAGTCTTTCCAAGAGGGAAGAAAGCTGCTTGAAGAAAAGAATGTACGCGTTGAGTCACTTGCTCGCGTTCAATCGCTAGAGAATGGCCAAGTGACCTTTGTCGAGGAGGCACGTGCATGA
- a CDS encoding CotD family spore coat protein — protein sequence MFPCRPPIVMPAVVHPPKCCENHMFENIIVPHIHPTHTTNVQHQLFEHQHYFPQTQSFVQNAQYQQQMCGGRPRPPFGY from the coding sequence ATGTTTCCTTGTAGACCACCTATAGTGATGCCAGCTGTGGTTCATCCACCAAAATGCTGTGAAAATCACATGTTTGAAAATATTATTGTTCCACATATTCATCCAACTCATACAACAAATGTGCAGCATCAACTGTTTGAGCATCAGCATTATTTTCCGCAGACACAGTCCTTTGTTCAAAATGCCCAATACCAGCAACAGATGTGCGGAGGTCGTCCTAGACCGCCTTTTGGCTATTAA
- a CDS encoding class I SAM-dependent RNA methyltransferase: MATYTLIATAAMGLEALVADEIKKLGYEGRTENGKVIFKGDEEAIARCNLWLRTADRLKVVVGEFKATTFDQLFESTKALPWEEYLPVDAEFPVQGKSVKSTLFSVSDCQAIVKKAIVERLRSKYKVQTWLQESGPLFKIEVALLKDKATLTIDASGVGLHKRGYRIAQGGAPLKETLAAALVQLTNWHPDRPFVDPFCGSGTIPIEAALIGQNIAPGFNRDFVSESWPWMKQAVWDQARIEAEDVANYDQPLDIAGYDIDHRMVDIARENAFEAGLGDLIEFKQMNVADFTTTKEYGVIIGNPPYGERLGDRPEVEQMYKAMGAALAPYDTWSVYMMTSHEGFEQFYGKPATKKRKLFNGFIRTDYYQYWGKRPPRKEK, translated from the coding sequence ATGGCGACATATACATTAATTGCTACGGCAGCGATGGGTCTGGAAGCGCTCGTAGCGGACGAGATAAAAAAGCTCGGCTATGAAGGCCGAACAGAAAACGGAAAAGTCATTTTTAAGGGAGACGAAGAAGCGATTGCTCGCTGTAACTTATGGCTGCGCACAGCGGATCGCTTAAAGGTCGTAGTCGGTGAATTTAAGGCAACGACGTTTGACCAACTATTCGAATCGACGAAAGCGTTACCTTGGGAAGAATATTTACCGGTAGATGCGGAATTTCCGGTACAAGGAAAGTCTGTAAAATCGACGCTGTTCAGCGTATCTGATTGCCAAGCGATCGTTAAAAAAGCGATTGTTGAACGGTTAAGATCGAAGTATAAAGTGCAAACATGGCTGCAAGAATCAGGACCGCTATTTAAAATTGAAGTCGCTTTATTAAAAGATAAGGCAACGTTAACGATTGATGCGAGTGGCGTTGGCTTACATAAACGCGGATACCGAATTGCTCAAGGGGGCGCACCGTTAAAAGAAACGTTGGCTGCGGCGCTTGTTCAATTGACAAACTGGCATCCCGATCGTCCATTTGTCGATCCGTTTTGCGGTTCAGGAACGATTCCAATTGAAGCGGCTTTAATTGGTCAAAACATTGCTCCTGGCTTCAACCGTGATTTCGTATCTGAAAGCTGGCCATGGATGAAACAAGCTGTATGGGATCAAGCAAGAATCGAAGCGGAAGATGTGGCAAACTATGATCAACCACTTGACATTGCTGGTTATGATATTGATCATCGCATGGTCGATATTGCAAGAGAGAATGCCTTTGAAGCAGGGCTTGGAGATTTAATTGAATTTAAACAAATGAATGTGGCGGATTTTACGACAACGAAAGAATATGGCGTGATCATTGGGAATCCTCCATATGGAGAACGTCTAGGGGATCGTCCGGAAGTTGAGCAAATGTACAAAGCTATGGGTGCTGCTTTAGCGCCGTACGACACGTGGTCTGTGTACATGATGACGTCACATGAAGGCTTTGAACAATTTTATGGCAAGCCAGCAACAAAAAAACGGAAGCTGTTTAACGGCTTTATTCGAACAGATTATTATCAATATTGGGGTAAACGCCCACCGAGAAAAGAAAAATAG
- a CDS encoding cytochrome c oxidase subunit 2A — MAKLETKEMTEVKVNPEDSSSLKGTLYAVFGIGIFLIITWLIVFSIFLERN; from the coding sequence ATGGCAAAGCTTGAAACGAAAGAAATGACAGAAGTAAAAGTAAATCCAGAAGATTCTTCATCATTGAAAGGCACTTTATATGCTGTATTTGGAATAGGAATATTTTTAATCATCACTTGGCTTATCGTTTTTTCCATTTTCTTAGAACGCAATTAA
- a CDS encoding nucleobase:cation symporter-2 family protein: MKTSVLKTASLGLQHVLAMYAGAVIVPLIVGGALGLTAEQLTYLVSIDIFMCGIATFLQVWKGRFLGIGLPVVLGCTFTAVVPMISIGESSGISAVYGAIIASGVFVLLVSSFFSKLVRFFPPVVTGSVVTIIGVTLIPVAMNNMAGGVGSKDFGSLSNLGLAGATLLLIIVLYRFFNGFVRSISVLISLLVGTVIAFFMGKVDFSPVQEASFFHMVQPFYFGTPTFEVTAILTMILVAMVSLVESTGVYFAVSDICDEHITEKDIAKGYRAEGVAIILGGLFNAFPYTAFSQNVGLMQLSGVKSKQVIYYTAGFLVVLGLVPKIAAFTTIIPPSVLGGAMVAMFGMVIAQGIKMLSQVNMEKQENLLIIACSVGMGLGVTVVPDLFANLPKGLQILTGNGIVAGSMTAIVLNILFNEIGSKRKQVVALSGSKVS; this comes from the coding sequence ATGAAAACTTCTGTATTAAAAACGGCATCGCTTGGACTGCAGCATGTACTAGCGATGTATGCTGGAGCCGTTATTGTTCCATTAATTGTTGGTGGGGCGTTAGGGTTAACAGCGGAACAGTTAACTTATTTAGTATCGATTGATATTTTTATGTGCGGTATTGCGACCTTTTTGCAAGTTTGGAAGGGACGTTTCTTAGGAATTGGCTTGCCAGTTGTATTAGGATGTACGTTTACCGCAGTCGTTCCAATGATTAGCATTGGTGAATCGTCTGGCATTTCCGCCGTATATGGAGCGATTATTGCTTCGGGAGTTTTCGTCTTACTAGTATCATCTTTCTTTAGTAAACTTGTCCGCTTCTTTCCACCTGTCGTGACCGGCTCCGTGGTAACCATTATTGGAGTGACGTTAATTCCAGTAGCGATGAATAATATGGCTGGAGGCGTTGGCAGTAAAGATTTTGGTTCGTTATCCAACCTTGGTCTTGCAGGAGCGACATTACTATTAATCATTGTGTTGTATCGTTTTTTTAATGGCTTTGTTCGTTCGATTTCCGTGCTGATTAGTTTGCTTGTCGGAACGGTGATTGCTTTCTTTATGGGAAAGGTCGACTTTTCACCTGTGCAAGAGGCATCTTTCTTCCATATGGTGCAGCCGTTTTATTTCGGCACCCCTACATTTGAAGTAACAGCCATCTTAACGATGATTTTAGTGGCAATGGTTAGTCTTGTAGAATCAACAGGTGTCTACTTTGCCGTGAGTGATATATGCGACGAGCACATCACAGAGAAAGATATCGCGAAAGGGTATCGTGCAGAAGGGGTTGCGATTATACTTGGTGGTCTCTTTAATGCGTTTCCTTATACTGCTTTTTCGCAAAACGTCGGTTTAATGCAATTATCAGGTGTGAAATCAAAACAGGTGATTTACTACACTGCAGGATTTTTAGTGGTGCTAGGGTTAGTGCCGAAAATCGCGGCGTTTACGACAATCATTCCTCCGTCTGTTCTCGGGGGAGCGATGGTCGCCATGTTTGGGATGGTCATTGCTCAAGGAATTAAAATGTTGAGCCAAGTCAATATGGAGAAGCAAGAGAACTTATTAATTATTGCTTGCTCCGTGGGAATGGGACTTGGTGTGACTGTTGTTCCGGATTTATTTGCTAACTTGCCAAAAGGACTGCAAATTTTAACGGGGAACGGCATTGTGGCTGGCAGTATGACGGCGATCGTTTTGAATATCTTGTTTAATGAAATCGGCAGTAAACGTAAACAAGTGGTGGCGTTGAGTGGGTCGAAAGTGTCGTAA
- a CDS encoding b(o/a)3-type cytochrome-c oxidase subunit 1, which yields MNNPLTKVDRRDAKLAMAHMYVAFAALALGGLAGLLQVLVRSGRFELPLNIGYYQVLTTHGVLLGLVLTTFFILGFQVAGVSRTAGTLSKGQRLTGWIGFWVMLTGTAMATAMILLNEATVLYTFYAPLQAHWIFYLGLTFVVVGSWLVGFAQIAKYISWRKQNPGQPGPLFTFMAVINIVLWLVATLGVAAEVIFQLLPWSLGLVDRVDVLISRTLFWYFGHPLVYFWLLPAYMCWYVIIPKVIGGKIFSDSLARLSFILFLLFSVPVGFHHQLTEPGISPFWKFLQVILTMMVVIPSLMTAFSLFATFELYGRSRGAKGLFDWFKMLPWKDARFVVPFIGMVAFIPAGAGGIINASNQMNQVVHNTIWVTGHFHLTLATSVVLTFFGIAYWLIPHLTGRVLTPAMNRLAIVQAFTWALGMTIMSAAMHAAGLLGAPRRSSFSTYGDAAQALDWIPYQIAQAVGGTILFLGIILVLIIFINLVWFAPKGEQEFPIGEVAEGAEKTPMIFENWKIWITVTVALILIAYAIPVMDMFQYGPIGSKGFKLW from the coding sequence ATGAACAATCCGTTAACAAAAGTCGATCGCCGAGATGCTAAGCTAGCGATGGCTCATATGTATGTCGCGTTTGCGGCCCTTGCACTTGGAGGACTTGCTGGTCTATTGCAAGTATTAGTTCGCTCTGGGCGCTTTGAATTACCATTAAATATTGGCTATTATCAAGTATTAACAACACATGGAGTATTACTCGGGCTTGTTTTAACAACTTTCTTTATTCTCGGTTTCCAAGTAGCAGGTGTGAGCCGCACAGCTGGCACCTTATCCAAAGGCCAACGCTTAACAGGCTGGATTGGATTTTGGGTAATGTTAACTGGTACTGCAATGGCTACTGCCATGATTTTATTAAATGAAGCAACTGTCCTTTATACATTTTATGCCCCATTACAAGCTCATTGGATTTTCTATCTTGGATTGACATTTGTTGTCGTTGGTAGCTGGTTAGTCGGATTCGCTCAAATAGCGAAATACATCTCTTGGCGGAAACAAAATCCTGGCCAACCTGGACCACTCTTTACGTTTATGGCTGTCATCAATATCGTCCTTTGGTTGGTGGCTACACTAGGAGTAGCAGCAGAAGTAATCTTCCAATTACTTCCTTGGTCTTTAGGTTTAGTCGATCGTGTGGACGTACTGATTAGCCGTACACTGTTCTGGTATTTCGGACATCCGCTTGTATACTTCTGGTTACTTCCAGCGTATATGTGTTGGTATGTGATCATTCCAAAAGTCATTGGCGGAAAAATTTTCTCTGATTCATTAGCACGACTGTCCTTTATTTTATTCTTATTATTCTCTGTGCCTGTCGGTTTTCACCATCAGTTAACAGAACCAGGAATTAGCCCATTCTGGAAATTCCTTCAAGTCATTTTAACAATGATGGTCGTTATCCCATCGTTAATGACAGCGTTTAGCTTATTTGCCACTTTTGAATTGTATGGTCGTTCTCGTGGCGCAAAAGGGTTATTTGACTGGTTTAAAATGCTTCCTTGGAAAGATGCACGCTTTGTCGTTCCATTTATCGGAATGGTTGCTTTCATCCCGGCAGGAGCAGGCGGAATCATTAACGCATCGAACCAAATGAACCAAGTTGTTCATAATACCATTTGGGTAACAGGGCATTTCCATTTAACACTTGCCACATCTGTCGTATTAACATTTTTCGGTATCGCTTACTGGCTCATCCCTCATTTAACAGGACGTGTACTAACGCCTGCAATGAATAGATTAGCTATTGTTCAAGCTTTTACATGGGCACTAGGTATGACGATTATGTCAGCTGCCATGCACGCGGCTGGGTTACTAGGGGCTCCACGCCGTTCATCCTTCTCCACTTACGGGGACGCGGCACAAGCATTAGATTGGATTCCATATCAAATTGCTCAAGCTGTCGGAGGAACCATTCTATTCTTAGGAATCATCTTAGTACTAATCATCTTTATTAACCTAGTTTGGTTTGCACCAAAAGGCGAACAAGAATTCCCAATTGGAGAAGTAGCTGAAGGTGCTGAAAAAACACCAATGATCTTCGAAAACTGGAAAATTTGGATTACAGTAACAGTCGCTTTAATCTTGATCGCTTACGCCATTCCAGTCATGGATATGTTCCAATACGGACCAATCGGATCGAAAGGCTTCAAACTTTGGTAA
- a CDS encoding isoprenylcysteine carboxyl methyltransferase family protein: MFFYLFILLLAAQRLVELVYAKRNEKWMKAKGAEEFGQRHYPFMVLMHATFFVALVVEVSMKQSVLYPLWPFLLALFLGLQLMRLWTIRTLGRYWNTKIIVLKGEKVVVKGPFRFLKHPNYFVVTAELIVIPFIFQAYWTLIVYFLLNQIILMIRLNEEEKALEQLTNYQEAFAKR, translated from the coding sequence ATGTTTTTTTATTTATTTATCCTATTGTTGGCAGCACAACGACTAGTGGAGCTTGTCTATGCGAAGCGGAATGAAAAGTGGATGAAGGCAAAAGGAGCGGAGGAGTTTGGACAAAGACATTATCCGTTTATGGTGCTGATGCATGCGACATTTTTTGTGGCGCTAGTGGTTGAAGTGAGTATGAAGCAATCAGTCCTTTATCCATTATGGCCTTTTCTATTGGCTCTCTTCCTCGGCTTGCAGTTGATGCGGCTATGGACCATTCGCACACTTGGCCGATATTGGAATACAAAAATTATTGTGTTAAAGGGTGAGAAAGTTGTCGTCAAAGGACCATTTCGCTTTTTAAAACATCCTAATTATTTTGTTGTGACAGCCGAACTGATCGTTATTCCATTCATATTTCAAGCATACTGGACCTTGATTGTTTATTTTCTTTTGAATCAAATCATTTTAATGATCCGTTTAAACGAAGAAGAGAAAGCGCTAGAACAATTGACAAACTATCAAGAGGCGTTTGCCAAAAGGTAA
- a CDS encoding type III polyketide synthase: MAKIIAVQTALPRHIVHQQEAKEMIYDVFQHTYPKIERLLSVFDNGGIDTRYLAKPLEWYKEKHSFEEKNQLFLEEAIKLGEEAIKGCLDQAGARYEDVDAIITVCTTGLAAPSLEARWINRLPFSKKVMRLPIWGLGCGGGASGLARAHEYCLAYPKANVLVVAVELCSLTFQVEDLSKSNLIGTSLFADGAACVLVAGEESQLFQRASRPLPVIQQTATVLMEDSEEVMGWDIKNNGFYVIFSKDIPSIVHQWLEPQVKGFLASQQTKIEEIRHIVAHPGGKKVLEAYEESLQLAPDQLNVSRTVLSQYGNMSSATVLFVLEQYVQKEVHPYDLGLMLALGPGFSSEMLLMRWE; encoded by the coding sequence ATGGCAAAAATTATTGCGGTTCAAACGGCCTTACCCCGTCATATTGTTCATCAGCAAGAGGCGAAGGAGATGATTTATGATGTATTTCAGCATACATATCCGAAAATCGAGCGGTTGTTATCGGTGTTTGATAACGGTGGAATAGACACGAGGTATTTAGCGAAACCGCTGGAATGGTATAAAGAGAAGCATAGTTTTGAAGAGAAAAATCAGTTATTTCTAGAGGAGGCAATCAAGCTTGGAGAAGAGGCAATCAAAGGCTGCTTAGATCAAGCCGGAGCACGATATGAAGATGTTGATGCGATCATCACTGTTTGTACGACTGGTCTTGCCGCCCCTAGCTTAGAAGCACGGTGGATCAATCGTCTTCCTTTTTCGAAAAAAGTGATGAGGCTGCCCATTTGGGGACTTGGCTGCGGGGGAGGAGCGTCGGGGCTGGCACGAGCGCATGAGTATTGCCTCGCTTATCCTAAAGCGAATGTGTTAGTCGTGGCGGTGGAGTTATGCAGTCTCACTTTTCAAGTGGAAGACTTATCAAAAAGTAATTTAATCGGCACTTCTTTATTTGCCGATGGAGCGGCTTGTGTGCTAGTTGCTGGAGAGGAAAGTCAGTTGTTTCAACGTGCATCAAGACCTCTCCCTGTCATTCAACAAACAGCAACCGTTCTAATGGAGGATTCAGAAGAGGTGATGGGATGGGACATAAAGAATAATGGTTTTTATGTGATTTTTTCAAAAGATATTCCGTCCATTGTTCACCAATGGCTGGAGCCGCAAGTGAAGGGGTTTTTAGCAAGTCAACAAACAAAAATAGAGGAGATCCGCCATATCGTGGCTCATCCAGGTGGTAAAAAAGTGTTGGAAGCGTATGAAGAGAGCTTGCAGCTAGCACCGGATCAGTTGAATGTATCAAGAACGGTGTTAAGTCAATACGGCAATATGTCGTCCGCTACGGTGCTGTTTGTGTTGGAACAATATGTACAAAAAGAGGTACATCCGTATGATTTAGGGCTGATGCTTGCACTTGGCCCTGGGTTTAGTTCAGAAATGCTGTTAATGAGGTGGGAATAA
- a CDS encoding cytochrome c oxidase subunit II yields MHLHRYEKWWLTFGISSLVVFLVILGISAFHQGHQPPSANAIINHEKVEQIAPFDKPGLKKVEGKDWDYELVVLASAFFYNPGEVEIPVGSKVKIIATTKDVVHGFEVAGTNINMMLVPGHVNEIVTTFDEPGEYLVVCNEYCGTGHHTMKSMFKVVEKE; encoded by the coding sequence ATGCATCTTCACCGTTATGAAAAATGGTGGCTAACCTTTGGAATTTCGTCTTTAGTCGTCTTTCTTGTTATTTTAGGAATTAGTGCTTTCCATCAAGGTCATCAGCCGCCTAGTGCAAATGCCATCATCAATCATGAAAAAGTAGAACAAATTGCACCTTTTGATAAACCAGGTTTAAAGAAGGTCGAAGGAAAAGATTGGGATTATGAATTAGTTGTCCTTGCATCAGCCTTCTTCTATAACCCTGGTGAAGTCGAAATTCCAGTAGGTTCAAAAGTGAAAATCATTGCCACAACAAAAGATGTCGTTCATGGATTTGAAGTGGCCGGCACGAATATTAATATGATGCTTGTTCCAGGTCACGTGAATGAAATCGTTACCACATTTGATGAGCCTGGCGAATATCTTGTCGTTTGTAATGAATACTGTGGTACTGGTCACCACACAATGAAATCGATGTTTAAGGTGGTGGAAAAAGAATGA